A window from Roseburia sp. 499 encodes these proteins:
- a CDS encoding PcfB family protein has protein sequence MAEEIQEAVQIIRVAYDGIEIAMKVGSGGIAAMQKAIDFLKGMLDYEKSLGKTSMRKLLLKGGDLQVLQFNTEDMKKVEKMAKKYGILYSVLPDCNRKDGLSEVIFHTEAVPRVNMMIQKLKFGKIATFDDYLKNGDEKSLGKLMDFLKKQQGNEKSHTIEGDRVNSTIEGLIEKVGMFAMEKKAISVDQVKENFSINGEQAESVIRQLETIGVLGSKNEDGTHTVMMDKDAFINRVRGYQDLAERMRAVAASKNANLSDVTISKKLIIEENDHAVKTRVPGTWGEEARYVWLRKENIMEIHGGKTMLTFLDSTKDYKLYDEQNRVVTTQKGTELYTHYDKVESSVRERYEKVQKQQKKTTQKKTVTTKKAR, from the coding sequence ATGGCAGAAGAGATTCAGGAAGCGGTACAGATTATCCGTGTCGCATATGACGGAATAGAAATTGCAATGAAAGTAGGAAGCGGTGGTATAGCTGCGATGCAAAAGGCAATTGATTTTTTGAAGGGTATGCTTGATTATGAGAAATCCCTTGGCAAGACATCCATGAGAAAGCTGCTCCTAAAGGGCGGTGATTTACAGGTGTTGCAGTTTAATACCGAAGATATGAAAAAGGTTGAAAAGATGGCAAAGAAGTATGGAATACTCTATTCAGTACTTCCGGACTGCAACAGGAAAGACGGACTGAGTGAGGTAATCTTTCATACGGAGGCAGTTCCACGTGTGAATATGATGATACAGAAGCTCAAGTTTGGCAAGATTGCCACATTTGACGATTATCTGAAGAATGGAGATGAAAAATCCCTTGGCAAGCTGATGGATTTTTTGAAGAAACAGCAGGGAAACGAGAAAAGCCACACGATAGAAGGGGATAGGGTTAATTCCACTATTGAAGGACTGATCGAAAAGGTCGGAATGTTTGCAATGGAAAAGAAAGCTATCAGTGTGGATCAGGTCAAGGAGAATTTCAGTATCAATGGTGAGCAGGCTGAAAGTGTTATCAGACAGCTTGAGACAATCGGTGTACTTGGCAGTAAGAATGAGGATGGCACCCATACAGTCATGATGGACAAGGATGCATTTATCAATCGTGTCAGAGGTTATCAGGACCTTGCTGAGAGAATGAGGGCAGTTGCAGCATCAAAGAATGCGAACCTGTCAGATGTGACTATCAGCAAGAAGCTGATTATCGAAGAGAATGACCATGCTGTTAAGACCAGAGTTCCCGGCACATGGGGAGAAGAGGCAAGATATGTATGGCTCCGTAAGGAAAACATCATGGAGATTCATGGTGGAAAGACAATGCTTACCTTCCTTGATTCCACCAAGGATTATAAGCTTTACGATGAGCAGAATCGTGTTGTGACAACCCAGAAAGGAACCGAACTTTATACTCACTACGACAAGGTGGAGTCATCTGTCAGGGAGCGTTACGAGAAAGTGCAGAAGCAGCAGAAAAAGACCACACAGAAGAAAACTGTTACCACAAAGAAAGCGAGGTAG